From Vogesella sp. XCS3, the proteins below share one genomic window:
- the cysS gene encoding cysteine--tRNA ligase, translating to MLKLYNTLTRQKEEFKPLVPGQVKMYVCGMTVYDLCHIGHARMLTAFDVIYRWFAASNYDVTYVRNITDIDDKIIKRSAERGISAEALVEETIADMHADTEALGLLRPTFEPRATQHIGGMQDIISKLIHRGKAYPAPNGDVYYAVREFDGYGKLSGKTLESLRAGERIDVDPNKRDPFDFVLWKAAKPGEPQWQSPWGAGRPGWHIECSAMSCHHLGEHFDIHGGGEDLQFPHHENEIAQSEGAHGHQYVNYWMHNGFINVDGTKMSKSLGNFFTIRDVLGHFDGEVIRFFIVRSHYRSPVNFTDGILNDAKQGLTRLYTALRGLDLPASTGIDWANPYAARFKAAMDDDFGTSEAVSVLFELAGEVNKSKDLALARLLKDLGGVLGLLQRDPEAFLQGDSAEGGLSAEQVEALIQARKDARAAKNWAESDRIRDELTAAGIVLEDSAGATTWRRA from the coding sequence ATGCTCAAGCTCTACAACACACTGACCCGCCAGAAAGAAGAATTCAAACCGCTCGTACCCGGCCAGGTAAAGATGTACGTGTGTGGCATGACTGTCTATGACCTGTGCCATATCGGCCACGCCCGTATGCTCACCGCCTTCGACGTGATCTACCGCTGGTTTGCCGCCAGTAACTACGACGTGACCTATGTGCGCAATATTACCGATATTGACGACAAGATCATCAAGCGTTCTGCCGAGCGTGGCATTAGTGCCGAGGCGCTGGTGGAAGAAACCATCGCCGACATGCACGCCGATACCGAAGCGCTGGGCCTGCTGCGGCCAACCTTCGAGCCGCGTGCCACGCAGCACATTGGCGGCATGCAGGACATCATCAGCAAGCTGATCCACCGTGGCAAGGCCTACCCGGCGCCCAATGGCGACGTGTACTACGCCGTGCGCGAGTTCGACGGCTACGGCAAGCTGTCCGGCAAGACGCTGGAAAGCCTGCGCGCCGGCGAGCGCATCGACGTAGACCCGAACAAGCGCGACCCGTTCGACTTTGTGCTGTGGAAAGCCGCCAAACCGGGCGAGCCACAGTGGCAAAGCCCGTGGGGCGCCGGCCGCCCCGGCTGGCACATCGAGTGCTCGGCCATGAGCTGCCACCACCTGGGTGAGCATTTCGATATTCACGGCGGCGGCGAAGACCTGCAGTTCCCGCACCACGAGAACGAGATCGCGCAGAGCGAAGGCGCACACGGTCACCAGTACGTGAACTACTGGATGCACAACGGCTTTATCAATGTGGATGGCACCAAGATGTCCAAGAGCCTGGGCAACTTCTTCACCATCCGCGACGTGCTGGGCCATTTTGACGGCGAAGTGATCCGCTTCTTTATCGTGCGCAGCCACTACCGCAGTCCGGTGAACTTTACCGACGGCATCCTGAACGACGCCAAGCAGGGTCTGACCCGCTTGTACACCGCACTGCGTGGCCTGGACCTGCCAGCCAGCACCGGCATCGACTGGGCCAACCCGTACGCGGCGCGCTTCAAGGCCGCGATGGACGACGACTTCGGCACCTCCGAAGCCGTATCGGTACTGTTCGAGCTGGCTGGCGAGGTGAACAAGAGCAAAGACCTGGCGCTGGCGCGCCTGCTGAAAGACCTGGGCGGCGTGCTGGGCCTGTTGCAGCGCGACCCGGAAGCTTTCCTGCAAGGCGATAGCGCCGAGGGCGGTCTGAGCGCCGAACAAGTCGAGGCGCTGATCCAGGCGCGCAAGGACGCACGCGCCGCCAAAAATTGGGCCGAGTCCGACCGCATTCGCGACGAACTGACCGCCGCCGGCATCGTGCTGGAAGACAGTGCCGGCGCCACAACCTGGCGCCGTGCCTGA
- the rpmE gene encoding 50S ribosomal protein L31 has protein sequence MQADIQPNYKEVAVTCSCGNQFTTKSTMAKDAFHIEVCSQCHPFYTGKQKIVDTAGRVDRFNQKFGSFFKR, from the coding sequence ATGCAAGCCGATATTCAGCCGAACTACAAAGAAGTAGCCGTTACCTGCTCCTGCGGTAACCAGTTCACCACCAAGTCCACCATGGCTAAAGACGCCTTCCACATTGAAGTGTGCTCCCAGTGCCACCCGTTCTACACCGGTAAACAGAAGATCGTTGATACCGCTGGTCGCGTTGATCGCTTCAACCAGAAGTTCGGCAGCTTCTTCAAGCGCTAA
- a CDS encoding glycosyltransferase family 39 protein — MLTYSAQSQVAARPTEKPWVLLLLCFVWLWPGILGHTPWKPDEPYVTAVVQGFVAGGHWLLPAIDGQPYLENSPLYYWLAAGLARLLSPWLLPLHDAARLATPLFMAVALAFAGGIGRELIGRRHGRSVVMILIGCLGLIVTGHEMNPIVAGFAGFSAALYAMVLSRRAPALAGALLGAASVVVFLSTNLLQLILVWSVALLLPAFASWRNKRYAITLVMALLFALPLLMVWPWALYKNYPLVFQQWWQAYALGPLHGFGGIGLFHELGYYPKLVLWYAWPAWPLAAWALWKNRRYELPMLQLPLLSFAVLLLLLTFSNNSHTEEAMPLLLPLAVLAAVELDSLRRGAAAFLNWFGLMAFGFFALLVWLGWAAMNFGWPARLAARAEYFSPYYTPQVSLLAVLLALLATAVWVWAVTRRHLRGRQAITNWAAGLSLLWGLLLTLWLPFLDAAKSYQPVVTGMMKAMPAGDKCVAIDERQMMARVSWQYYAQLRLKPVAAGQALPCTLQLVVGDKDQAPRYDGWQLRWQGSRPRDKHEVYYLLQRVPAAH; from the coding sequence ATGCTGACTTATTCCGCGCAAAGCCAGGTTGCCGCCCGGCCTACCGAAAAACCCTGGGTACTGTTGCTGCTGTGTTTTGTCTGGCTGTGGCCAGGCATTTTGGGGCATACCCCCTGGAAGCCGGACGAGCCTTACGTCACTGCCGTGGTGCAGGGCTTTGTTGCCGGTGGCCACTGGCTGCTGCCCGCCATCGACGGCCAACCTTATCTGGAAAACTCGCCGCTGTACTATTGGCTTGCTGCGGGTCTGGCGCGTTTGCTGTCACCGTGGTTGCTGCCGTTGCACGATGCGGCACGGCTGGCCACGCCACTATTCATGGCGGTGGCGCTGGCGTTTGCCGGTGGCATCGGGCGCGAGCTGATCGGCCGCCGCCACGGCCGCAGTGTGGTGATGATCCTGATCGGTTGCCTGGGGTTGATCGTTACCGGGCATGAAATGAACCCGATCGTGGCGGGCTTCGCCGGCTTTTCGGCGGCGCTGTACGCCATGGTACTCAGCCGCCGCGCCCCGGCGCTGGCTGGCGCGCTGCTGGGCGCGGCCAGCGTGGTGGTATTCCTGTCGACCAACCTGCTGCAGCTGATACTGGTGTGGAGTGTGGCGCTGCTGCTGCCTGCCTTTGCCAGCTGGCGTAACAAGCGCTATGCCATCACCCTGGTTATGGCGCTGTTGTTTGCCTTGCCTTTGCTGATGGTGTGGCCGTGGGCACTCTATAAAAACTACCCGCTGGTATTCCAGCAGTGGTGGCAGGCTTACGCGCTGGGGCCGCTGCATGGTTTTGGCGGTATCGGCCTGTTTCATGAGCTGGGCTACTACCCCAAGCTGGTGCTGTGGTACGCCTGGCCTGCCTGGCCGCTTGCGGCGTGGGCGCTATGGAAAAACCGCCGTTACGAGCTGCCGATGCTGCAGCTGCCTTTGCTGAGCTTTGCGGTCTTGCTGTTGCTGCTGACCTTCTCCAACAACAGTCACACGGAAGAGGCCATGCCGCTGCTATTGCCGCTGGCGGTGCTGGCTGCGGTCGAGCTCGATAGCCTGCGCCGTGGTGCAGCAGCTTTCCTGAACTGGTTTGGCCTGATGGCGTTTGGCTTTTTTGCCTTGCTGGTGTGGCTGGGCTGGGCGGCCATGAACTTTGGCTGGCCGGCCAGGTTGGCCGCACGCGCCGAGTATTTCAGCCCTTACTACACGCCGCAGGTTTCGCTGCTGGCCGTGCTGCTGGCGCTGCTGGCGACGGCGGTGTGGGTGTGGGCTGTCACGCGGCGCCATTTGCGCGGCCGCCAGGCCATTACCAACTGGGCAGCCGGCTTGTCGCTGTTGTGGGGCTTGCTGCTAACGCTGTGGCTGCCGTTTCTGGACGCGGCCAAAAGCTACCAGCCGGTGGTGACAGGCATGATGAAAGCCATGCCGGCAGGGGATAAATGCGTGGCGATAGACGAGCGCCAGATGATGGCGCGGGTCAGCTGGCAATATTATGCGCAGCTGCGTCTGAAGCCGGTGGCGGCAGGGCAAGCCCTGCCGTGCACGCTGCAGCTGGTGGTAGGGGACAAAGACCAGGCACCCCGCTACGATGGCTGGCAGCTGCGCTGGCAGGGTAGCCGCCCGCGCGACAAGCACGAGGTGTACTACCTGCTGCAGCGCGTGCCGGCAGCGCATTAA
- a CDS encoding acetoacetate--CoA ligase encodes MHAPDTPIWQPAAGRAAATHLAAFGKLMSTLDGTEYADYHSLWQASVDRPDRFWNQVWDYSGVLGSKGGIALQQPGGMREARFFPEAALNYAENMLRRKDDALAVTFWGEDKVKRELSWWELNDLVSRLQQAMKEHGIQRGDRIAGYMPNMPETLAAMLAATSLGAVWTSCSPDFGTDGAIDRFGQTAPRILFCPDGYWYNGKQVQILDKMRVIAAGLPSVEKIVVVPYLGEADAFAANLPQASTLDGFLQGFVARELTFARVPFNHPLFILYSSGTTGKPKCIVHGHGGTLLQHLKEHQLHADIHAGDRLFYFTTCGWMMWNWLVSGLGSGATLMLYDGSPFAKGGHILWEYAQAYRCSHFGTSAKYIDGLKKIDLQPRQHYDLSSLRAVFSTGSPLVAESFDWAYQAIKADMNLASISGGTDIVSCFALGCAALPVYRGELQCRGLGMAVEIRNDHGQPVQGEKGELVCTKPFPSMPVGFWGDDSGEKYRKAYFDRFADVWCHGDYAELTAHGGMVIYGRSDAVLNPGGVRIGTAEIYRQVETFPQVLESIVVGQRWQDDERVVLFVKLRDGQVLDSELTAMIKDKIKNGASPRHVPAKIIAVADIPKTISGKIVELAVKNVIHDEPVNNLSALANPDALQLFAKLPELQS; translated from the coding sequence TGGGATTACAGCGGCGTACTGGGCAGCAAAGGCGGTATCGCGCTGCAGCAGCCGGGCGGCATGCGCGAGGCACGCTTTTTTCCCGAAGCCGCGCTGAACTACGCCGAGAACATGCTGCGCCGCAAAGACGACGCGCTGGCGGTAACGTTCTGGGGCGAAGACAAGGTCAAACGCGAGCTGAGCTGGTGGGAGCTGAACGACCTGGTATCCCGGCTGCAGCAAGCCATGAAGGAACACGGCATCCAGCGTGGTGACCGCATTGCCGGCTATATGCCCAATATGCCGGAAACGCTGGCCGCCATGCTGGCCGCCACCAGCCTGGGCGCGGTGTGGACCAGCTGCTCGCCGGACTTCGGCACCGACGGTGCCATAGACCGCTTTGGCCAGACCGCGCCACGCATCCTGTTCTGCCCCGATGGCTACTGGTACAACGGCAAGCAGGTGCAGATCCTGGACAAGATGCGCGTCATCGCCGCCGGCTTGCCATCGGTAGAAAAAATCGTGGTGGTGCCCTATCTGGGCGAGGCCGACGCTTTTGCGGCCAACCTGCCGCAGGCCAGCACGCTGGATGGTTTCCTGCAGGGCTTTGTGGCACGCGAGCTGACTTTTGCGCGTGTGCCCTTCAACCACCCCTTGTTCATCCTGTACTCCAGCGGTACCACCGGCAAGCCCAAGTGCATCGTGCATGGCCACGGCGGCACCTTGCTGCAGCACCTGAAAGAACACCAGCTGCACGCCGACATCCACGCGGGCGACCGCCTGTTCTACTTCACCACCTGCGGCTGGATGATGTGGAACTGGCTGGTGTCCGGCCTGGGTAGTGGTGCCACGCTGATGCTGTACGACGGCTCGCCGTTTGCCAAGGGCGGCCATATCCTGTGGGAGTACGCGCAGGCTTACCGTTGCAGCCATTTTGGCACTTCGGCCAAGTACATCGACGGCCTGAAGAAAATCGACCTGCAGCCACGCCAGCATTACGACCTGTCCAGCCTGCGCGCCGTGTTCTCTACCGGCTCGCCGCTGGTAGCAGAAAGCTTCGACTGGGCTTATCAGGCCATCAAGGCGGATATGAATCTGGCGTCCATCTCGGGCGGCACCGATATCGTGTCGTGCTTTGCGCTAGGCTGCGCCGCCTTGCCGGTTTACCGTGGCGAGCTGCAATGCCGCGGCTTGGGCATGGCGGTGGAAATCCGTAACGACCACGGCCAGCCGGTACAGGGTGAAAAAGGCGAGCTGGTATGCACCAAGCCGTTCCCGTCCATGCCGGTAGGCTTCTGGGGCGATGACAGCGGCGAAAAGTACCGCAAGGCCTACTTTGACCGCTTTGCCGATGTGTGGTGTCACGGCGACTACGCCGAACTTACCGCACATGGCGGCATGGTGATCTACGGCCGCTCCGACGCGGTACTGAACCCTGGCGGCGTACGCATCGGCACTGCGGAAATTTACCGCCAGGTAGAAACCTTCCCGCAAGTACTGGAAAGCATCGTGGTAGGCCAGCGTTGGCAGGACGACGAGCGCGTCGTGCTGTTTGTGAAGCTGCGCGACGGGCAGGTACTGGATAGCGAGCTGACCGCCATGATCAAGGACAAAATCAAGAATGGTGCCAGCCCGCGCCACGTACCGGCCAAGATCATTGCCGTCGCCGACATCCCCAAAACCATCAGCGGCAAGATCGTCGAGCTGGCGGTGAAAAACGTGATTCACGACGAACCGGTCAACAACCTGAGCGCGCTAGCCAACCCAGACGCGCTGCAACTGTTCGCCAAGCTACCCGAGCTGCAAAGCTAG